Proteins encoded together in one Variovorax paradoxus window:
- the imuA gene encoding translesion DNA synthesis-associated protein ImuA: MGLPFLNSFSAAAGRGVWHADELGLADAQVVATGHAALDAELPGGGWPVGAMTELLQTAPEAHVWRLLLPALAQAVQARGGPVVLIGAPYEPCGPSLAAQGLPVEALMWVRSDAPASRLWACEQALRCADVSAVLAWLPQARVGELRRLQLAAAQHDVLLFVCRPESAAQGASPARLRIQVESCEADSSQIELRILKRRGPPLAAPVMLPARNERMAALLAAARVRRKLRLQQQGTAPAGEAATSATATVVRIDAWKGGPSALDRIAVVA, translated from the coding sequence ATGGGCCTCCCTTTCCTCAACTCCTTTTCCGCCGCCGCAGGCCGTGGCGTCTGGCATGCCGACGAGCTTGGCCTGGCCGACGCGCAGGTCGTTGCCACCGGCCACGCCGCGCTCGACGCCGAGCTGCCGGGTGGCGGCTGGCCGGTGGGCGCGATGACGGAGTTGCTGCAAACCGCGCCAGAAGCCCATGTCTGGCGGCTGCTGCTGCCTGCCTTGGCTCAGGCAGTCCAGGCGCGTGGCGGGCCGGTGGTGCTGATCGGCGCGCCCTATGAACCCTGCGGGCCGTCGCTCGCGGCGCAGGGTCTGCCGGTGGAAGCGCTGATGTGGGTCCGGAGCGACGCGCCGGCTTCGCGGCTGTGGGCCTGCGAGCAGGCGCTGCGCTGTGCGGATGTGTCCGCGGTGCTCGCATGGCTGCCGCAGGCCCGGGTGGGCGAGTTGCGCCGGCTGCAACTGGCTGCAGCCCAGCATGACGTGCTGCTCTTCGTGTGCCGGCCCGAATCGGCCGCGCAGGGTGCTTCGCCGGCGCGGCTTCGGATTCAGGTGGAAAGCTGCGAGGCCGACAGCTCGCAGATCGAACTGCGCATTCTCAAGCGCCGCGGGCCGCCCTTGGCCGCGCCGGTGATGCTGCCCGCGCGCAACGAGCGCATGGCCGCATTGCTGGCGGCTGCCCGGGTGCGCCGCAAGCTGCGGCTGCAGCAGCAGGGCACGGCGCCGGCCGGCGAAGCGGCAACGTCCGCCACGGCGACGGTGGTGCGCATCGACGCATGGAAGGGAGGCCCCAGTGCACTGGATCGCATTGCGGTGGTCGCTTGA
- a CDS encoding ABC transporter substrate-binding protein codes for MQYKKIHLLASAFAALLLAVQPAAQAQTKPLLVGQTYVQTGPLATLSTEPLVGIRALFTAVNAAGGVNGRPIELRQLDDAYDPAKGAENVKTFVKDGAVGILMPIGTSSAVGALKAANELKIPVVGSYTGAAPVVKPSEYGFPVRISFDEEYSRIVNHLFTIGLSRIAFAHNDNPGARSAMESTQKFIAERGEKMVGSVAIKNDGSDAADRAAELAKLKPKAVVLSATNDVAAKFITAYRAAGGETAFYSFSFLNGQKLFQDIKKDAAGVVISQVVPYPWNSAMPVIAEYQAAMKKIGATEFSYASLEGYVAAKVMVEGLKRAGTSPTPDSLQKGLESFKALDIGGIAVSYRPGEHRGLTFSELSMLKADGRYLR; via the coding sequence ATGCAATACAAAAAGATTCATTTGCTGGCTTCGGCCTTTGCTGCCCTCCTCCTTGCGGTACAGCCTGCTGCGCAGGCGCAAACCAAGCCGCTCCTGGTTGGCCAGACTTATGTGCAGACCGGCCCGCTGGCCACGTTGTCGACCGAGCCGCTGGTCGGCATCCGCGCGCTGTTCACCGCGGTGAATGCAGCAGGCGGCGTGAATGGCCGCCCCATTGAACTGCGCCAACTCGACGATGCGTACGACCCCGCCAAGGGCGCCGAGAACGTCAAGACTTTCGTGAAGGACGGCGCCGTGGGCATCCTGATGCCCATCGGCACCTCGTCGGCGGTCGGCGCACTGAAGGCTGCCAACGAGCTCAAGATTCCGGTCGTGGGCTCTTACACGGGCGCTGCGCCGGTGGTCAAACCGTCCGAATACGGTTTTCCGGTGCGCATCAGCTTCGACGAGGAATACAGCCGCATCGTGAACCACCTGTTCACCATCGGCCTGTCGCGCATCGCCTTTGCGCACAACGACAACCCGGGCGCGCGCTCGGCGATGGAGAGCACGCAAAAGTTCATTGCCGAACGCGGCGAAAAAATGGTCGGCAGCGTGGCCATCAAGAACGACGGCTCCGACGCCGCCGATCGCGCGGCGGAACTGGCCAAGCTCAAGCCCAAGGCCGTGGTGCTGTCGGCCACGAACGACGTGGCGGCCAAGTTCATCACCGCCTACCGCGCGGCGGGCGGCGAAACGGCTTTCTATTCGTTCTCTTTCCTGAACGGCCAGAAGCTGTTCCAGGACATCAAGAAGGACGCAGCTGGCGTGGTCATTTCGCAGGTCGTGCCCTACCCATGGAACAGCGCCATGCCGGTGATTGCCGAGTACCAGGCGGCCATGAAGAAGATCGGCGCGACGGAGTTCAGCTACGCGAGCCTCGAAGGCTATGTGGCGGCCAAGGTGATGGTCGAAGGCCTGAAGCGGGCGGGCACCAGCCCTACGCCCGATTCGCTGCAGAAGGGGCTCGAGTCGTTCAAGGCGCTGGACATCGGCGGAATTGCTGTGTCTTACCGACCGGGCGAGCACCGGGGGCTGACCTTTTCTGAGCTTTCGATGCTCAAGGCTGACGGGCGCTATTTGCGTTGA
- a CDS encoding aldo/keto reductase has translation MTRAQLLRLGAALCAGAALPSFAQQQGRPAMTMNTRPIPSTQEALPVVGCGTWIGFDQRPGTDEYKRLPGVLDALFAAGGKLIDSSPMYGRSEETTGDLLAASKQRENKAFLATKVWTSGREAGIAQMEQSFARLRTQRIDLMQVHNLVDWKTHLSTLRGWKDKGRVRYIGITHYTASAYDEVEAVLRAEKLDFLQINYSIDAREAEQRLLPLAAERGVAVIVNMPFGGGGLLRRLRDKPLPAWGGEIGCTSWAQVLLKFVLSHPAVTCTIPGTSRAEHMADNAAAGAGSFPDAAFWRSNARSMGL, from the coding sequence ATCACGCGCGCCCAACTGCTCAGGCTAGGCGCCGCACTCTGCGCCGGTGCCGCGCTCCCCTCCTTTGCACAGCAACAAGGCAGGCCTGCGATGACCATGAACACCCGCCCCATTCCTTCCACCCAGGAAGCCCTGCCGGTTGTCGGCTGCGGCACTTGGATCGGCTTCGACCAGCGCCCGGGCACCGACGAATACAAGCGCCTGCCCGGCGTGCTCGACGCCCTCTTCGCAGCCGGCGGCAAGCTGATCGACAGTTCGCCGATGTACGGCCGCTCCGAGGAAACCACCGGCGACTTGCTGGCTGCATCGAAGCAGCGCGAGAACAAGGCTTTTCTTGCGACGAAGGTCTGGACATCGGGCCGCGAGGCCGGCATTGCGCAAATGGAGCAGTCATTCGCCCGGCTGCGCACCCAACGCATCGACCTGATGCAGGTGCACAACCTGGTCGACTGGAAAACCCATCTTTCCACGCTGCGCGGCTGGAAGGACAAAGGCCGCGTGCGCTACATCGGCATCACGCACTACACCGCCTCTGCCTACGACGAGGTCGAGGCCGTGCTGCGCGCCGAGAAGCTCGACTTTTTGCAGATCAACTATTCGATCGACGCGCGCGAAGCCGAACAGCGACTGCTGCCGCTCGCGGCCGAGCGGGGTGTGGCGGTCATCGTCAACATGCCATTTGGCGGCGGCGGCCTCCTGCGCCGGCTGCGGGACAAGCCGCTACCTGCGTGGGGCGGCGAAATCGGCTGCACAAGCTGGGCGCAGGTGCTGCTCAAGTTTGTGCTGAGCCACCCCGCCGTGACCTGCACCATTCCCGGCACCAGCCGCGCCGAGCACATGGCCGACAACGCCGCGGCCGGCGCGGGCTCGTTTCCGGATGCGGCGTTCTGGCGCAGCAACGCGCGCTCGATGGGGCTCTGA
- a CDS encoding tripartite tricarboxylate transporter substrate-binding protein: MKEGRIRALVTLLPQRSALLPDVPTGGELGLGKLTITPWAGFFGPPGLPQAITAKLSQELQNTLKRPEVHAQLVQQGFEGYGMSPAKFTEFFRAQYDAFGATVRQHNVKFE, from the coding sequence GTGAAAGAGGGGCGCATTCGCGCGCTGGTCACGCTGCTGCCGCAGCGCAGCGCCTTGCTGCCCGATGTGCCCACGGGCGGCGAATTGGGGCTGGGCAAGCTCACCATCACGCCCTGGGCCGGTTTCTTCGGACCGCCGGGGCTGCCGCAGGCCATTACCGCCAAGCTGTCGCAGGAGCTGCAGAACACGCTGAAGCGGCCGGAGGTGCATGCACAACTGGTGCAGCAGGGCTTCGAGGGCTACGGCATGAGCCCCGCAAAGTTCACCGAGTTCTTCCGCGCGCAATACGACGCCTTCGGCGCCACGGTGAGGCAGCACAACGTCAAGTTCGAATAG
- a CDS encoding porin, translating into MKKILMWSALGLATSGAAHAQSSVTVFGVMDLGVQYTNGDGGGSVKALSNGGLSTSRLGFRGTEDLGGGLRAGFWLEGSLNPDTGTGRASNSNNQTSGAGTAGPITFDRMSFVSLSHQKMGELRLGRDFIPTHYNSIYFDPFNANGVARAGNLTFAGSGTGPLPSAITGSNTVSYWLPAGLGGFYGMAMIGTGENDSTAPNRDDGNFAGARFGFASGAFDIAAAVTRTHYDATATIGNYTHANIGGTWDAGFAKFFALYNKVTVKLAAGTVRKNTTEIGAHIPAFEVGRIRVSYAYLDDRSDESLRNANGMPRNRDDARQFGIGYVHNLSKRTALYGTYARLMNSGQARYLVSGGVAPAGGRRSSGWELGVRHLF; encoded by the coding sequence ATGAAGAAGATCTTGATGTGGTCAGCGCTAGGGCTGGCGACCAGCGGCGCGGCGCATGCGCAATCCAGCGTGACCGTGTTCGGCGTGATGGACCTTGGGGTCCAGTACACCAACGGCGATGGCGGCGGTTCGGTCAAGGCGCTGTCCAACGGCGGGCTTTCAACGAGCCGGCTCGGATTTCGCGGCACCGAAGACCTGGGCGGTGGCCTGCGCGCGGGTTTCTGGCTGGAAGGTAGCCTGAACCCGGACACCGGCACCGGCCGTGCGAGCAACAGCAACAACCAGACGAGCGGCGCGGGAACGGCGGGGCCGATCACCTTCGACCGCATGTCTTTCGTGAGCCTCTCGCACCAGAAGATGGGTGAACTGCGCCTGGGCCGCGACTTCATTCCCACGCACTACAACAGCATCTACTTCGATCCCTTCAACGCCAATGGCGTGGCGCGCGCGGGCAATCTCACGTTCGCGGGTTCGGGCACCGGGCCGCTCCCATCGGCCATCACGGGCAGCAACACGGTGAGCTATTGGCTGCCGGCGGGGCTCGGCGGGTTCTACGGCATGGCGATGATCGGCACGGGCGAGAACGATTCCACCGCGCCCAACCGCGACGACGGCAACTTTGCCGGTGCGCGCTTCGGATTCGCCTCGGGCGCATTCGACATTGCCGCCGCCGTGACGCGCACCCACTACGACGCGACCGCCACCATCGGCAACTACACGCACGCCAACATCGGCGGCACGTGGGATGCGGGGTTTGCGAAGTTCTTCGCGCTCTACAACAAGGTCACGGTGAAGCTTGCTGCCGGCACGGTGCGCAAGAACACCACCGAGATCGGCGCGCACATTCCGGCCTTCGAAGTGGGCCGCATCCGCGTGAGCTACGCCTACCTGGACGATCGCAGCGACGAGAGCCTGCGCAACGCCAACGGCATGCCGCGCAACCGCGACGACGCGCGCCAGTTCGGCATCGGCTATGTGCACAACCTCTCCAAACGCACCGCGCTCTACGGCACCTATGCGCGGCTCATGAACAGCGGCCAGGCCCGCTATCTCGTCAGCGGCGGCGTGGCACCGGCCGGTGGCCGCCGCTCGTCGGGCTGGGAGCTTGGCGTGCGGCATCTCTTCTGA
- a CDS encoding dihydroxy-acid dehydratase: MTTRPLRSNFPRGSYLWSVRNAHWRALGIPEEDCEKPKIAIVNSSSELAACFSHLDKVAAEIKIAIRAAGGVPFEIRTAAPSDFITGAGARGAYMLGARDLVTNDIEVAVEGAQLDGMVCLTSCDKTVPGQLMAAARLNIPTLLVPCGYQPSGEYRGKHMDIEEVFIGAMHAVTGNLPVEELVGMSREAIRGPGVCSGLGTANSMHIVCEALGLALPGSAPVAALSPKMMADVRAAGTRIVQMVWDDLKPRDILTPGAFANAVRAVLAIGGSLNTAKHLQAVSTEGECGVDVYGLFESLGPTTPVLAGVRPIGEHSIEAFEAAGGCRALMKQLAPLLDTSALTVTGGTVADNLQGTEVADAEVIRPIVRPVAPLPAIVLLRGNLAPESGLIKTGIVERKVRSFTGPAVCFWTSDAAIAAMKKGEIVPGQVVVMRGAGACGGPAMGGGASRVVFAIDGAGLGDQVAILTDGHLSGLVCKGLVVAEVSPEAALGGPLGLVRDGDVITIDLDARRLDIALTDAELQARRADWQAPPPAFDTGWLQQYRRNVSPLSKGAVLVRTERPEPSG; encoded by the coding sequence ATGACCACCCGCCCCCTGCGCAGCAACTTTCCGCGCGGCTCTTATCTTTGGTCAGTGCGCAATGCGCACTGGCGCGCGCTCGGCATTCCGGAAGAAGACTGCGAGAAGCCGAAGATCGCCATTGTCAACAGTTCGTCGGAACTGGCCGCGTGCTTCAGCCATCTCGACAAGGTGGCAGCAGAAATCAAGATCGCGATCCGCGCCGCCGGCGGCGTGCCGTTCGAGATCCGCACCGCGGCGCCCAGCGACTTCATCACCGGCGCGGGCGCGCGCGGTGCCTACATGCTCGGTGCGCGCGACCTGGTCACCAACGACATCGAAGTGGCCGTGGAGGGCGCGCAGCTCGACGGCATGGTGTGCCTCACCTCGTGCGACAAGACCGTGCCGGGCCAGCTCATGGCGGCGGCGCGGCTCAACATTCCCACATTGCTCGTGCCCTGCGGCTACCAGCCCAGCGGCGAGTACCGCGGCAAGCACATGGACATCGAAGAAGTGTTCATCGGCGCGATGCACGCGGTCACGGGCAACCTTCCGGTCGAAGAACTCGTGGGCATGAGCCGCGAGGCCATTCGCGGGCCGGGTGTGTGCTCGGGCCTGGGCACGGCCAACTCGATGCACATCGTCTGCGAAGCGCTCGGCCTGGCCTTGCCGGGCAGCGCACCCGTGGCCGCGCTGAGCCCGAAGATGATGGCCGACGTGCGCGCGGCCGGCACGCGCATCGTGCAGATGGTGTGGGACGACCTGAAGCCGCGCGACATTCTCACGCCCGGCGCCTTTGCCAATGCGGTGCGCGCGGTGCTGGCCATCGGCGGCTCGCTCAATACCGCCAAGCACCTGCAGGCGGTGTCGACCGAAGGCGAATGCGGTGTCGACGTGTATGGACTTTTCGAAAGCCTGGGCCCGACGACGCCGGTGCTGGCCGGCGTGCGGCCGATCGGCGAACACAGCATCGAAGCCTTCGAGGCGGCGGGCGGTTGCCGTGCGCTCATGAAGCAGCTTGCTCCGTTGCTGGACACGAGCGCACTCACCGTCACGGGCGGCACCGTGGCCGACAACCTGCAGGGTACCGAAGTTGCCGACGCAGAGGTGATTCGCCCCATCGTTCGGCCGGTCGCCCCGCTGCCCGCCATCGTGCTGCTGCGCGGCAATCTTGCGCCCGAGTCTGGCCTCATCAAGACCGGCATCGTCGAACGAAAGGTGCGCAGCTTCACCGGTCCGGCGGTGTGCTTCTGGACTTCGGACGCCGCCATTGCCGCAATGAAAAAAGGCGAGATCGTGCCGGGCCAGGTCGTCGTGATGCGCGGCGCCGGTGCCTGCGGTGGCCCGGCGATGGGCGGCGGCGCCTCGCGCGTGGTGTTCGCCATCGACGGCGCGGGCCTGGGCGACCAGGTCGCGATCCTGACCGACGGGCACCTTTCGGGCCTGGTCTGCAAGGGGCTCGTGGTGGCCGAGGTCTCGCCCGAAGCCGCTCTCGGCGGCCCGCTGGGGCTGGTGCGCGATGGCGACGTGATCACCATCGACCTGGACGCCCGCCGCCTCGACATTGCATTGACCGATGCGGAGCTGCAGGCGCGCCGCGCCGACTGGCAGGCGCCGCCGCCCGCCTTCGACACTGGCTGGCTGCAGCAGTACCGGCGCAACGTGAGCCCGCTGTCCAAGGGCGCCGTGCTCGTGCGCACCGAACGTCCCGAACCCTCGGGCTAG
- a CDS encoding aconitase X swivel domain-containing protein produces MSAIADNTSTLVIRGRKVVGGVAEGEALVTRDRISGWGGIDPRTGTVIETRHELRGQSFAGKVLVFPGAKGSSGWSAMFHMTRLMNSAPAAFLFNEMTTKMALGAVVTHSPSMTGFERDPLECIETGDWVRVDADRGVIEITKKNKPGDRP; encoded by the coding sequence ATGAGCGCGATCGCAGACAACACATCCACGCTCGTCATCCGCGGCCGCAAGGTGGTCGGCGGCGTGGCCGAAGGCGAGGCACTCGTCACGCGCGACCGCATCTCGGGCTGGGGCGGCATCGATCCGCGCACCGGCACCGTCATCGAAACGCGGCACGAGCTGCGCGGCCAGAGCTTTGCGGGCAAGGTGCTGGTGTTTCCGGGGGCCAAGGGCTCGTCGGGCTGGTCGGCCATGTTCCACATGACGCGGCTCATGAACTCCGCGCCCGCGGCCTTCCTGTTCAACGAGATGACCACCAAGATGGCGCTGGGCGCGGTGGTCACGCACTCGCCCTCGATGACCGGCTTCGAGCGCGACCCGCTCGAATGCATCGAGACCGGGGACTGGGTGCGCGTGGACGCCGACCGCGGCGTGATCGAGATCACCAAGAAGAACAAACCCGGAGACCGCCCATGA
- a CDS encoding aconitase X catalytic domain-containing protein translates to MHLSDEEKAMMDGRDGPAVQKAMDLLMRYGEALGAERLVETRNVCATITSTTPFQRDFALAKGGGMDAVFSEFSLDSQETVEIPKFKVFTSHLQLGFDPGQPERMGVSEEIVQFYNKSERHAAGLGAQIMNTCTPYQVGNIPTRGEHCAWMESSAVVYCNSVLGARTNTEGRESTGAAMLTGRIPYWGYHLDENRRATHVVELDVEVESVQDWGLLGYYIGEHVQERVPVVHSRRGIARVPNLPRLKHFGAAASSSGGVEMYHIAGVTPEALTLEQALAGRAPVEVLRYGEAERRATYEKINATGKEAEVQYVMLGCPHYTIEQIWEAAQLIEGRKVHPDCELWIFTPRAIKSLADRNGYTKIIEDAGGIIMSDSCSAMSRAVPKGTKTVALDSAKQAHYLPAILGVQAWFGSTAECIDAACTGRWNGGMQ, encoded by the coding sequence ATGCACCTGAGCGATGAAGAAAAAGCCATGATGGACGGCCGGGACGGACCGGCCGTGCAGAAGGCGATGGACCTCTTGATGCGCTACGGCGAGGCGCTGGGCGCCGAGCGGCTGGTCGAGACGCGCAACGTCTGCGCCACCATCACCTCGACCACGCCGTTCCAGCGCGACTTTGCGCTGGCCAAGGGCGGCGGCATGGATGCGGTGTTCTCCGAGTTCAGCCTCGACAGCCAGGAGACCGTCGAGATTCCGAAGTTCAAGGTGTTCACCAGCCACCTGCAACTGGGCTTCGATCCCGGCCAGCCCGAGCGCATGGGCGTGAGCGAGGAGATCGTTCAGTTCTACAACAAGAGCGAGCGCCATGCGGCGGGCCTCGGCGCGCAGATCATGAACACCTGCACGCCCTACCAAGTGGGCAACATCCCCACGCGCGGCGAACACTGCGCGTGGATGGAATCGTCGGCCGTGGTGTATTGCAACTCGGTGCTCGGCGCGCGCACCAATACCGAAGGGCGCGAAAGCACCGGCGCGGCCATGCTCACCGGCCGCATTCCCTACTGGGGCTATCACCTCGATGAGAACCGCCGCGCCACGCATGTGGTCGAGCTCGATGTCGAAGTCGAGTCGGTGCAGGACTGGGGCTTGCTCGGCTACTACATCGGCGAGCACGTGCAGGAGCGCGTGCCGGTGGTGCACAGCCGGCGCGGCATTGCCCGCGTACCCAACCTGCCGCGGCTCAAGCACTTCGGCGCGGCGGCATCGTCTTCAGGCGGCGTGGAGATGTACCACATTGCGGGCGTCACGCCCGAGGCGCTCACGCTGGAGCAGGCGCTCGCAGGAAGAGCGCCGGTGGAGGTGCTGCGCTACGGCGAGGCCGAGCGCCGCGCGACCTACGAGAAGATCAACGCGACGGGCAAGGAAGCCGAGGTGCAGTACGTGATGCTCGGCTGTCCACACTACACCATCGAGCAGATCTGGGAGGCCGCGCAGCTCATCGAAGGGCGCAAGGTGCATCCGGATTGCGAGCTGTGGATATTCACCCCGCGCGCCATCAAGTCGCTGGCCGACCGCAACGGCTACACCAAGATCATCGAGGACGCGGGCGGCATCATCATGTCCGACAGCTGCTCCGCCATGAGCCGCGCCGTGCCCAAGGGCACGAAGACCGTGGCGCTCGACTCGGCCAAGCAGGCGCACTACCTGCCCGCCATTCTTGGCGTGCAGGCGTGGTTCGGCAGCACGGCGGAATGCATCGATGCGGCGTGCACCGGGCGGTGGAATGGAGGCATGCAATGA
- a CDS encoding IclR family transcriptional regulator, with the protein MSTEKNDTSFSASEAADARGDRSDTVSALERGISVLRCFSEDRPVLGHADIARMTGIPRPTVNRLVATLLSMGMLKAAQVADRFMLGPGVVSLSRVFLGSLDVRAAARPSMQAMAEEVGASVYLAIRDGMEMVLIEACRPRSSMLSARLDVGSRAPLANSALGRAYLSALPEAQRNQLIDSMRLLRGPEWDSIAPGMTRAIGEARRLGYCLSLGEFHREINSVSVPLIGPDGEVMSLNGGGAAFVFTEERLRNELAPRLHDIALTIARDIGGHVPTPTPSPG; encoded by the coding sequence ATGTCCACTGAAAAAAACGACACCTCTTTTTCCGCATCGGAAGCCGCCGATGCGCGCGGCGACCGCTCCGACACCGTGAGCGCGCTGGAGCGCGGCATCTCGGTGCTGCGCTGCTTCAGCGAAGACAGGCCCGTGCTGGGCCATGCCGACATCGCGCGCATGACGGGCATTCCGCGGCCGACCGTCAATCGGCTCGTCGCCACGCTGCTCTCCATGGGCATGCTCAAGGCCGCGCAGGTGGCCGACCGCTTCATGCTTGGGCCCGGGGTGGTGTCGCTGTCGCGCGTGTTCCTGGGCAGCCTCGACGTGCGCGCCGCCGCGCGGCCCAGCATGCAGGCCATGGCAGAGGAGGTGGGCGCCTCGGTCTACCTGGCCATACGCGACGGCATGGAGATGGTGCTGATCGAGGCCTGCCGGCCGCGCTCGTCGATGCTTTCGGCCAGGCTCGATGTGGGCTCGCGTGCGCCGCTGGCCAATTCGGCCCTGGGCCGGGCGTACCTCTCGGCGCTGCCGGAGGCGCAGCGCAACCAGCTGATCGATTCGATGCGCCTCTTGCGCGGCCCAGAGTGGGACAGCATTGCACCCGGCATGACCCGCGCCATCGGCGAAGCGCGTCGGCTGGGTTACTGCCTCTCGCTCGGCGAGTTTCACCGCGAGATCAATTCGGTGTCGGTACCCCTCATCGGGCCCGACGGTGAAGTGATGTCGCTCAACGGCGGCGGCGCGGCCTTCGTGTTCACCGAAGAGCGCCTGCGCAACGAACTGGCACCGCGCCTGCATGACATCGCGCTGACCATTGCACGCGACATCGGCGGGCATGTGCCCACGCCCACGCCTTCACCGGGTTAG